The following proteins come from a genomic window of Sorghum bicolor cultivar BTx623 chromosome 3, Sorghum_bicolor_NCBIv3, whole genome shotgun sequence:
- the LOC8077566 gene encoding protein FAR1-RELATED SEQUENCE 11: MTAGDQSCKQTAADSSTLCSSQFTQSMANQVPNPMSQGPLPSGNEICADRPSFIHSNPVSTGPIPLRRKRGKHGPEARIAPLEENPVTQAMKSYINRLGEPVFLPAVGMEFNSAKEAKDFYNLYSWEIGFGIRKGRNRTNENNYMTRQDLVCSCEGLPTNINASSCRTGCKAMIRLHRSSDHGWVISRVETKHNHPLSATYGENKQWPSHSEIDPMTKDFVQKLRENNIPIGRVCSILGVHGCQAVQPIRREAVRSLCARLAQENIKDDIGKTVKLLQEMKRSDVGMDITFAVDDDGKITSLLWCTGKNRSDYAKFGDVVTFDTTYRTNLYNLPFGLFVGVNNHFQSIVFGGVLLTSERIEDFEWCFNNFVEIMGGKAPTTILTDQCQAMASAIKSTLKNTRHRWCRWHVLRKTKQKVGPPYSKHSNFKKEFNKLVTEETMVNRFERKWRQLIRKYNLENNQFLQRLYKYRSKWAKPYFMDIFCAGMTSTQRSESANHMLKQFIQRSAPMHMFVRKFNEFQMDRNDQEGKEVHLTKQMRRKRRVGVPIERHAESIYTRRMYDKFYNELYSSGGYVIKSKDNDGNFEVAHSYTDGNPDQVCYKVRYDGGDNVYCQCGLYEHMGMLCRHSLKVLVHLDVKEVPSGNIMPRWLKNDPEPETSISATRRPDISGASVNVLKKRALLNCILQVAYGPDDISDEAFTQAMSVVDSLVVRTTSSSTATLQSPITDNNTNYKQSVAPPSVPMPKSSSTIRCPDRPINTGRPPHSTLKSWKDQQKRARCASTDEENPREAKTRRIVDVMAFE, encoded by the exons ATGACTGCAGGGGATCAATCATGCAAGCAGACTGCTGCTGATTCGTCCACGCTCTGCAGCTCACAATTCACTCAATCGATGGCTAATCAGGTACCTAACCCAATGTCTCAGGGTCCATTACCTTCAGGTAATGAGATCTGTGCAGATCGGCCTTCGTTTATTCACTCCAATCCTGTCTCTACTGGTCCGATTCCTCTTAGGAG gaAACGAGGGAAGCATGGCCCTGAAGCAAGGATTGCTCCTTTGGAGGAAAATCCTGTTACGCAGGCAATGAAGTCCTATATCAATCGACTCGGTGAACCTGTTTTCTTGCCTGCTGTTGGAATGGAGTTCAACTCAGCCAAAGAAGCTAAGGATTTCTACAATTTATATTCATGGGAAATTGGTTTTGGCATCAGAAAAGGAAGAAATAGAACCAACGAAAATAACTACATGACAAGGCAAGACCTTGTCTGTTCTTGTGAG GGACTTCCTACCAACATCAATGCTTCATCCTGTAGGACTGGATGCAAAGCTATGATCAGGCTTCATCGCAGCAGTGATCATGGATGGGTCATTAGCCGTGTTGAGACCAAGCATAACCATCCCCTGTCTGCCACATACGGGGAGAACAAACAATGGCCTTCTCATAGCGAGATTGATCCAATGACCAAGGATTTTGTTCAAAAGCTCCGTGAGAATAATATACCTATAGGCCGGGTTTGCAGCATACTAGGTGTCCATGGCTGTCAAGCAGTCCAGCCAATCAGAAGGGAGGCTGTGAGATCTTTGTGTGCTAGATTAGCGCAGGAAAATATAAAGGATGACATAGGGAAGACTGTGAAGTTGCTTCAAGAGATGAAGCGCTCCGATGTTGGTATGGACATAACTTTtgctgttgatgatgatggcaaGATTACATCCTTGTTGTGGTGCACTGGCAAGAATAGGTCTGACTATGCCAAGTTCGGTGATGTGGTGACGTTTGATACAACATATCGTACAAATCTGTACAACTTGCCGTTTGGTCTATTTGTTGGAGTTAATAACCACTTTCAATCCATTGTTTTTGGCGGGGTTTTATTGACTTCTGAGAGGATTGAAGACTTTGAGTGGTGTTTCAACAATTTTGTAGAGATAATGGGTGGTAAGGCCCCGACGACAATTCTCACAG ATCAATGCCAAGCTATGGCTTCCGCTATAAAGTCCACCTTGAAGAACACCAGACACCGGTGGTGTCGGTGGCATGTTCTTAGGAAAACCAAGCAAAAAGTTGGGCCGCCGTACAGCAAGCATAGCAATTTTAAGAAAGAGTTCAATAAACTTGTCACCGAAGAAACAATGGTCAATAGGTTTGAAAGGAAGTGGAGGCAGCTAATCCGGAAGTACAATCTTGAAAATAACCAATTCCTGCAAAGATTGTATAAGTACAGGTCAAAGTGGGCGAAGCCCTACTTTATGGATATTTTCTGTGCTGGCATGACTAGTACCCAACGAAGTGAGAGTGCCAATCATATGCTAAAGCAATTTATTCAGAGATCTGCACCGATGCATATGTTTGTACGAAAGTTTAATGAATTTCAAATGGACCGAAATGATCAAGAAGGAAAGGAAGTGCATCTCACAAAACAG ATGCGTAGGAAGCGTCGTGTCGGCGTGCCCATTGAGCGACATGCTGAGTCTATATACACCAGGAGGATGTATGATAAGTTCTACAATGAGCTATATTCATCAGGCGGATACGTCATCAAAAGCAAGGACAATGATGGCAATTTTGAAGTTGCTCATTCATACACTGATGGCAATCCAGATCAAGTGTGTTATAAGGTCCgctatgatggtggtgacaacGTTTATTGTCAGTGTGGTCTGTATGAGCACATGGGAATGCTTTGTCGGCATTCGTTAAAG GTACTAGTACACCTCGATGTTAAGGAGGTACCCAGCGGAAATATCATGCCTAGGTGGCTGAAGAATGATCCTGAACCTGAGACATCTATATCTGCAACTAGAAGACCCGATATTTCTGGTGCATCTGTTAATGTGTTGAAGAAAAGGGCTCTACTAAATTGCATTCTTCAGGTGGCTTATGGACCCGACGACATAAGTGATGAAGCATTCACACAAGCAATGTCAGTAGTGGATTCCTTGGTGGTGCGCACAACCAGCAGTTCTACTGCTACCTTACAGTCACCCATAACTGATAATAACACAAATTATAAGCAGTCAGTTGCACCACCTAGTGTGCCAATGCCGAAATCTAGCTCTACAATTCGTTGCCCAGATAGGCCTATTAACACTGGAAGACCTCCTCACTCCACGTTGAAATCATGGAAGGATCAGCAGAAGCGGGCGCGTTGTGCCAGCACCGATGAAGAGAACCCAAGGGAAGCGAAGACACGCCGTATTGTTGATGTCATGGCATTCGAGTAG
- the LOC110434165 gene encoding uncharacterized protein LOC110434165 isoform X2 — protein MVRLCGGEPAPMLFDPPLPIRTPLVVAAAASQPRPLLPPALNILLLSATSATPSHDVHCSRSPVPSAQAAKKKAAVDSGTGRPVASAALLPPPKEWREKREDFKKKVWRIVRKSQEMF, from the exons ATGGTTCGTCTGTGCGGCGGCGAGCCAGCACCCATGCTGTTCGATCCGCCCCTTCCCATCCGTACGCCactggtggtggcggcggcggcgtctcaACCACGTCCGCTGCTCCCACCTGCCCTCAACATCCTGCTCCTATCCGCGACTTCCGCTACTCCTAGCCATGACGTCCACTGCTCCCGCTCGCCGGTGCCATCCGCACAagcagccaagaagaaggccgccGTGGACTCGGGCACAGGACGACCGGTGGCATCCGctgctctccttcctcctcccaaG GAATGGAGGGAGAAGAGGGAGGACTTCAAGAAAAAGGTGTGGCGCATTGTGCGGAAATCGCAGGAAATGTTCTGA
- the LOC110434165 gene encoding uncharacterized protein LOC110434165 isoform X1 produces the protein MVRLCGGEPAPMLFDPPLPIRTPLVVAAAASQPRPLLPPALNILLLSATSATPSHDVHCSRSPVPSAQAAKKKAAVDSGTGRPVASAALLPPPKKEWREKREDFKKKVWRIVRKSQEMF, from the exons ATGGTTCGTCTGTGCGGCGGCGAGCCAGCACCCATGCTGTTCGATCCGCCCCTTCCCATCCGTACGCCactggtggtggcggcggcggcgtctcaACCACGTCCGCTGCTCCCACCTGCCCTCAACATCCTGCTCCTATCCGCGACTTCCGCTACTCCTAGCCATGACGTCCACTGCTCCCGCTCGCCGGTGCCATCCGCACAagcagccaagaagaaggccgccGTGGACTCGGGCACAGGACGACCGGTGGCATCCGctgctctccttcctcctcccaaG AAGGAATGGAGGGAGAAGAGGGAGGACTTCAAGAAAAAGGTGTGGCGCATTGTGCGGAAATCGCAGGAAATGTTCTGA